A window of Physeter macrocephalus isolate SW-GA chromosome 6, ASM283717v5, whole genome shotgun sequence genomic DNA:
tttcccagcaccattccttgaagaggctgtcatttctccatcgAGTATTCCTGGCTTCCCTGTCaaacattagttgaccatatatgcaggggtttatttctgggctctggaTTCTGTTCcatctttctgtgtctgtttttatgctgatGAATTGAAACAGATCAGCTGCAGACACTTTGTagttctctctgtgcttcctgttgCCCCAGTGACAGTTCTTGGGGGATCAGGAAGGAAGCAGTCCTGCGATAGGTTGTTTCATGGTCCTGGTCTCAGCCTCCCTGGCAGCCTGTTTTAAATTTAGTCTCTTGTCATTAAGGAGACTGAGCTTGACTACTTACCCAGTTGGGTGAGTGGCAGCCAGCCCATGGGGACTAAATACCTAGGGAGGGTAGACGGGCTAGGGTGGGGCAGCAGGGCTGGCCTGTGGCCGAAGGAGCCTGACTCGGGCCCACGGGGCGCAGCGGAATCTGAAGCTGGAGATGCTTGCCAGGTGtggagctgggctgggccaggcGGTGGTCACCTGTCCCCTGGAAATGCTCAAGATGCAGCTGCAGCGTGCTGGGCGCCTGCGTGAGGCCTCTCCCACCTTCGCGTGGGATCGATAAAGGGCTGTCAGAACAGATTTCCCCACGTTCGCACTCATCCGCCAGACTGTGACCCAGTCAGCGCTCCAGGTCAGTAGAAGTCTTTATTTTGTGGATTTCAACACCTCCGGCTGTAGGACAAACAGCAGGGATGAGACTCAgttcaggagggagagagaacgtTTCCCTATTACCTCTGTCCTGCTGCCTTAACATTTAGGCCCGGTTTCCTAAAGATTTTAAGAAACGTCAGTGGCCTGCTCACGCATACTTCAGTGTTGCTATGGAAGCTGGCCTTTCGTGGGAAGGCAGTGAAAGGGAGAAGAGGACCATTcctgttcttttgcttttctctggaAAAGAAGTTTGGCCCCTTCCTAAATCCGGGTCCTCTCAAAGACACAGTGGTCAGGTATCAAAGCATCTGTCAAGGACAGGGGTGTGTCCCAGGGAAGGAGGCCAGCGGGGGGCACAGAGGGTGTCTCCCCAGGGCGAGGCCCAGCCCGCGTGCCACGGGACTGACACGGCACCTGTGAGGCCTTGGGTGTGCGTCTCCCCTCCAACCAGCTGGCCACACATGCTGAGCTGGAATTTAGCCAGATTTCCAGGCTGGATCAGACCAGCCTGAAGCAAACAGACCTGCAAAAAGAGTGAAGTCCAGACACTGGAAGCCCCCGCTGTGTTTTGATCTGCAAAGGGTAAGGTTCTGCCACGTTTCGTTTTTCAACCTGGACGAGACGTCTTAGTGCTCCTCCAACattcaaaaagaagtaaaactcagaATATGGATGGATGGGTAAATTATGTACATCTAAGGCGGacaatggggaaaataatgtTCCCTGATTGACCACCTTCTTAAAGCTACTCGTTTGAGACCTGTGCCTAGATTTCTACCCTATGAAATATGGTAAAAGGGGCAGCAAGTACCTTCTTAGTAGGCATTGTTGCTCTGCTGGATACCCATCAAGATTGAGGCAAGAAATACCTTCCTTTTAGGGCTTAAAATCTAGGCCAAGTGTCTCAAACACTGagagttaaaaaaatgaatcttcaCACGACTTCAGTGCGTCGAATGCTGTGGTCGTTAATGAGACTCATCCGCATTCAGAACGCTTTGCATCAATGACCGATTTTCAGGGGGAAAACTCGGTTCTGTTTATTAGATGCTTAACTCATCAGATCATGTGCTCTGAGTTACTCTCCACTAAAAAGGGTTGCCATCTAAAGAATCTAATTCCCTAAAATGGGACATGTTCCCCTAGTCTTGGAATTCTAGAGGAAGGAGGCACCCCTTAAGTCTGAAGGGCAGTTTTTGAACAAAGATAATATGCTGGTTTACAAATTACGCAGAAGACATACGGGGATTCCTGTGTCCCAAAGTACAAGTCGCGTGAAACTATGCAGATAAGTTTAGAGATGGTTGAGGAATGGAAGAAAGATCAAAGACACAGTTTTAACAGGAGGATAAGGAATTGGCGGAGGAGGGGGTCCTACCAGTTTCCTATAAAGAAAGCCGGGCAGGCAGTGGCCGTGCCCTTGGGAAGCAGCCTAAGCAGCAGGGACATCCTATTAGATAATACAGACCCGAGAGAGAGCTCCCTGGAGCCAAGAACTGATGTCCTCACGTTAGGACAACCCTCAGCTCTAGGAAGTGCGGGGCCCGAGGGGCTGCCTTCCCTCCCCGCAGCCAGGGTTCCGCCGCCAGCCCTGCCCCGCGGGGGCCCCCTTTCCCCCGGCAGGCACCTGGCCGCGGCCCTTATCGCCAGGGAGCTGCTCCGCACCCAGGGCCTGGTGGGGCTCTACCGGGGGCTGGGAGCCGCCCTTCTCGGGTGAGGCCTCTCCCCAAGCTGGACACAGAAGGGCCCCAGGGAACAGGGAGAGGAACCCAAGGCCAGAGGGACGGCTCCCCAAGGGGCCTCTGTGCTCTTCTAGGATATTCAAACCCAGGACGGGAGAACCGGGCAGGGCTGCAGGGTCGGGCCTGGGAGACTAGTCTAGGCCCTTCTGCGGGGACCAGGCCCACACGAGTGTCCGGTGCTCTGGGGCCCGGGAAGGCCTGCCTGCAAAGGCCTGCAGATCGTTCCTCAGTCGGCGAGCGGGGAGAACCCAATTCCTTGGCTGGTCAGGAGCACCCAGGCCGGGGGCCAGTGTTCTCCCATCACAGTGCCCGGCCCAGCCTGCCGCCCCCTCACAGGCCAGTCCCACTGAGTCCGTGTCTGGCTCCTCGGGTGCCGGCAGGCGGGTGGGGAAGCCGAGTCCTTTCCTCTCTGCCGTCTCCACCCACACTGTCACTGCCACCGGGGAGCGATGGTGACCGGGCTCCTCCCCGCCCCGCTGTGAGGCCTGAGCGCCCCGCTACGAGGCCTGAGCGGCTGGGAGCTCGGCGCGGCCGCCCCTCCTCCGCGGGGACACCCCCTTCTCCGTCACCTCCTTCCCCCTGGGGGTCAGGGAGCCCACGGGGAAGGCCTCCTTCGCGCACTCCTTCACGTCTGGCTGTGTCGCAGGCCCGGTGACGCCTCTGGAAGCTGAGTACATTGCAGGTGGAGCAGCCTGACTTGCTCTCCAGGGGAGGCGTGTGTAGACTCGTCTGTAGGACGAACATTCTGCACTTTCAGGATGCAAGAGATGAAACAGCCCCAGCGTGAAAACCGTGTAGGGTCACGACCCACGGCCCCTGCAGAAACTCTCATCTCTGACAAACCCCTCACCTCAGGGCTTCCTGTCCCAGGAGGGTTTGGGCACCAGCTATCAGTGACTGCTGGCCTTCCACGATTTGAGGCTAATGGCGGGAGGAGAGGCTTCCCTGTCTCAGGGCTGCCCCTGCTCCTGCCCCATGAGCCGGGCTCTCGCGCAGTGTGTCCCCCGGGGCTCGAGCCCTTCATTTTGTAAGGGAGGCCCAGCGACGGGGAGGTCCCCGTTACAGAGCCCACAAGGGCAGAACGGGCCTCAGGGTTCAGCTGAGTGTGCCAGCTCGCACAGGGAACCCGGCACTTTGTGTCGAGGGAAGGGAAGGACGCCAAAAGCAAGATGTTCACTCATTGTAACTTCTGCTCAATTTAGtttttaatacataatttatttatttattttcagctgcattgggtcttcattgcagtgcatgggcttctcgttgtggtggcttctcttgttgcggagcacgggctccaggcacacaggctcggtagttgtggcttgcacgctctagggcgcaggctcagtagttgtggcgcacaggcttagttgctccgcggcatgtgggatcctcccggcccagggctcgaacccgcgtccccggcattggcaggcggattcttaaccactgcgccaccagggaagtcctcaatttTGTTTTGGAAACTCGAATCCAAACCCTCAAGAAAGGccggggtgggcttccctggtggcgcagtggttgagaatctgcctgccaatgcaggggacgcgggttcacgccctggtctgggaagatcccacatgccgcagagcaactgcagagcagctgggcccgtgagccacaattaccgagcctgcgtgtccggagcctgtgctctgcaacgagagaggccgcgatagggagaggcccgcgcaccgcgatgaagagtgtcccccgcttgccacaactagagaaagcccacgcacagcaacgaagacccaacacagccaaaaaagaaaaaaaaagccaagtgagggacttccctggtggcgcagtggttaagaatccgcctgccaatgccggggacgcgggttcgagccctgggccgggaggatcccacatgccgcggagcaactaagcctgtgcgccacaactactgagcctgcgccctagagcgtgcaagccacaactaccgagcctgtgtgcctggagcccgtgctccgcaacaagagaagccaccacaacgagaagcccatgcactgcaatgaagacccaatgcagctgaaaataaataaataaattatgtattaaaaaCTAAATTGAGCAGAAGTTACAATGAGTGAACATCTTGCTTTTGGCGTCCTTCCCTTCCCTCGACACAAAGTGCCGGGTTCCTGTGCGAGCTGGCACACTCAGCTGAACCCTGAGGCCCGTTCTGCCCTTGTGGGCTCTGTAACGGGGACCTCCCCGTCGCTGGGCCTCCCTTACAAAATGAAGGGCTCGAGCCCCGGGGGACACACTGCGCGAGAGCCCGGCTCATGGGGCAGGAGCAGGGGCAGCCCTGAGACAGGGAAGCCTCTCCTCCCGCCATTAGCCTCAAATCGTGGAAGGCCAGCAGTCACTGATAGCTGGTGCCCAAACCCTCCTGGGGACAGGAAGCCCTGAGGTGAGGGGTTTGTCAGAGATGAGAGTTTCTGCAGGGGCCGTGGGTCGTGACCCTACACGGTTTTCACGCTGGGGCTGTTTCATCTCTTGCATCCTGAAAGTGCAGAATGTTCGTCCTACAGACGAGTCTACACACGCCTCCCCTGGAGAGCAAGTCAGGCTGCTCCACCTGCAATGTACTCAGCTTCCAGAGGCGTCACCGGGCCTGCGACACAGCCAGACGTGAAGGAGTGCGCGAAGGAGGGCCCCGCTACGAGGCCTGAGCGGCTGGGAGCTCGGCGCGGCCGCCCCTCCTCCGCGGGGACACCCCCTTCTCCGTCACCTCCTTCCCCCTGGGGGTCAGGGAGCCCACGGGGAAGGCCTCCTTCGCGCACTCCTTCACGTCTGGCTGTGTCGCAGGCCCGGTGACGCCTCTGGAAGCTGAGTACATTGCAGGTGGAGCAGCCTGACTTGCTCTCCAGGGGAGGCGTGTGTAGACTCGTCTGTAGGACGAACATTCTGCACTTTCAGGATGCAAGAGATGAAACAGCCCCAGCGTGAAAACCGTGTAGGGTCACGACCCACGGCCCCTGCAGAAACTCTCATCTCTGACAAACCCCTCACCTCAGGGCTTCCTGTCCCCAGGAGGGTTTGGGCACCAGCTATCAGTGACTGCTGGCCTTCCACGATTTGAGGCTAATGGCGGGAGGAGAGGCTTCCCTGTCTCAGGGCTGCCCCTGCTCCTGCCCCATGAGCCGGGCTCTCGCGCAGTGTGTCCCCCGGGGCTCGAGCCCTTCATTTTGTAAGGGAGGCCCAGCGACGGGGAGGTCCCCGTTACAGAGCCCACAAGGGCAGAACGGGCCTCAGGGTTCAGCTGAGTGTGCCAGCTCGCACAGGAACCCGGCACTTTGTGTCGAGGGAAGGGAAGGACGCCAAAAGCAAGATGTTCACTCATTGTAACTTCTGCTCAATTTAGtttttaatacataatttatttatttattttcagctgcattgggtcttcattgcagtgcatgggcttctcgttgtggtggcttctcttgttgcggagcacgggctccaggcacacaggctcggtagttgtggcttgcacgctctagggcgcaggctcagtagttgtggcgcacaggcttagttgctccgcggcatgtgggatcctcccggcccagggctcgaacccgcgtccccggcattggcaggcggattcttaaccactgcgccaccagggaagtcctcaatttTGTTTTGGAAACTCGAATCCAAACCCTCAAGAAAGGccggggtgggcttccctggtggcgcagtggttgagaatccgcctgccaatgcaggggacgcgggttcacg
This region includes:
- the SLC25A18 gene encoding mitochondrial glutamate carrier 2; translated protein: MELLLHVVPGCGPAREPRGSPERAEPPGCGAGLPPRSPAWPPGSLWGWGRCFRPAGLVGVGGRGEGPLNACGQGLRSGLSRPSPAPILAVRPASPTLPTPDPGPSVTATLISRGVPGLLGVTRVFPIDLAEARLQNQRGQEIYKGTLPGKTARGEGFPGANRGAAVNLTAVTPEKAIKLAASDFRQHLTRAHGAQRNLKLEMLARCGAGLGQAVVTCPLEMLKMQLQRAGRLREASPTFAWDRKTYGDSCVPKYKSRETMQISLEMVEEWKKDQRHSFNRRIRNWRRRGSYQFPIKKAGQAVAVPLGSSLSSRDILLDNTDPRESSLEPRTDVLTLGQPSALGSAGPEGLPSLPAARVPPPALPRGGPLSPGRHLAAALIARELLRTQGLVGLYRGLGAALLGARPSLPPPHRPVPLSPCLAPRVPAAAGSSARPPLLRGDTPFSVTSFPLGVREPTGKASFAHSFTSGCVAGPVTPLEAEYIAGGAA